The window TAAACTTAGGTCTAATACTTTGTGTGTCAGtcttgcaaagagaaaaagtGTCCTAATTGTTTATATTTGGATTCTGGAGGTGGCAATACTTTGACTTTGTGGTAGGGTTTAACACTTGGGGATGCATCCTGCAGTGGAGATACAGCATATCAGTGGTAGTTATCTCAGAAAACCCCTCCATTCAGAATACAAACAGAGCAGATTTTCTGGGTAGCAGGTACATTCTGGGTAGAGAAGATCTTACCTGTAGCGGCAGCGCACAGATAAATCTGAAGGCCTTTAAATTGAAGTCAGAGCAGTGAGATGTGATGGCTGTGGCAGATCAGCTGTCAGCTGACAAAGCACAGTGTGGCTTACTGTTACGTATCCTGCCAGACCTCATTcatgatttcatttctttttattgtttgcaaACAGCATGTTTCATTCAACCTCAAAAACCAGACCATGTATGTAGATTGTTAAGAGGTGGTTGTCACTTGTGTGGCTACTAAACTATATCACACACTCTTCAATCAGTATTTAGGGTTTCACATACAGCGAACAGTAGGCTTAATatttagaaaaatgtattttacttgaaatattGAAGAATATTACTCAGGAGATTCACACAATCACGCTCAGTAGGCAATCAGAGCTAATTGAACTTGAAGATTGAGCTTCATAATAAAGGAGACAGTGAACTCACCTGCTGACAAGAGGCCATGTGATAATGAAAGATGACATCTGCATTCAAGACATGGATCATATCAATACACTCAGAGATAATAAACTGCATTCCATGTCCACGTGTGTGATACTTGTGGCAAAGCACAAAGCTGGCGCACACCTGcatgaggttaacatatgtTTTTAAAGCTAAAGGCCAAATGACCCTGCTATGGACCCAGATTTACATTATATGTACACGTTCCATAGACACAAGTAGACAGcatactgtttttgtttcatataaaaCTAAGCTTGACTAAACTTGATTACACTGGAAAGTTGCAAGTTGCAGTGCATTTAAAACTGTCTGCAGAATCACTTTTATTGCAAtagatttttctgtgttttttcttgatcTAGTGTCTCTAATCTCTGAAACTAGTGAATCTTATATTCAGAATTGAGGGGGAAAAAACGTAATTTTATACATATCTTATACATATAAGTCTAGTTTAATTTCACCCCTATTTCACTGTTTGAATTCTAATAACATTAGTGATAACTATAACTGAAGTTATTATTGGCATGGCTAAAGCAATGGGATTTACAAACAATACAATGTTTGGGATGAGGTTTTAGCATGTAACTTACATTATATTCAAAGTTACAGAGATTGAAGTATACAATCATgtaatttaaataatgaaaaattaacTAAATGTTTCTCTATGTGGGATTCTCTCTCATGTTTTCCACACATTGTGTTTTACAATGGAAGCTATTTAAAGTAGTTATCTCAAGGTCTAAAGAAAAATGTCCCAAAGTAAAATATATCttgtttacatacatttatttttttgtattatttataagttgaatgttttctttactGAAAGCCAAAACAATAACTACAAGGTTAGATGGCATATCCGCTTCTTATTCTAAACAAACCTCTTACTTTTCTACACTTTGTATGTCCCGGAGTCAAAATCTGTCAACAAACAGGTTTTGTTGACACATttgtcactgtcacacacaggAAAAGATCCACACGATGCGTTCCCGGCTTATGCCATGGTGGCACAAGAGAAACAGACATCTTCTGATTATACTAACACAACACGCATGGTCTGCCTTTGATTTAAAATAAGATGCACTTTAAACtactttttagagcttttaccGTCAAGACAAATGAAATAGTTGTTCTCATGTGTTCCTACAATACAGCACACTGCTTTTTTATTGTacactttacattttaaactaGAATCCCTCAAAATGTCTCAGATGATAAATTGCAGTTTAGTTGTATACAGTCCCTTTGCGTGATGTCACCTAAAGGAATCTGAAGAGCCGTTTATCTCTGTGTAATCAGGGTTGAGGCTCTTTAAAGGAATCAAGTCTCATTCTTCGACCCTCATTTACAATATCATGCTGATCTCAGTCACGCTTATCCTCTCATGTAGTTTTACTGCATTATCAGAGTCAGAGAGTTATCCACACAGTTAGTTTAAATCTTTCCGGTATGATAGTTGGGTTCTTTCTTTTTACCAAACTGTCTGTTTCCCAATATACTGCAACTAATTGTACACAGTTTATACattcaaataatattttaacTAACTTAACAATCAGAGTTTTCACACTTTCTTTGCATTTTCCTGTAATAAAGCTTCCATAACAAACAGAACCATGTTAAAATACATGTTAAAATTGTCAAGGTTTGCTAAAATTGTGCTTAAACTTTGAGTAAATGGGTCAAGCTCAACTTGTACTATAGCTGAGGTATTCCTAAAAACTGTACATGATGTATTTTCTGCAAATTTTGTAACACAGAActtcaaagaaaagcaaaatgtatgtatgtatgaattaATCAGCAATGCCACAACTGAGTTCATTTCAAATGGTTCATTGTGCAAACCCATGTCATATCCATTACCACAAGATTTGAATCACTTTGTATGAGAtaatttttcttaaaacatgaaaaaatacaagatgatgttatgacaaaaacaatcaaatggTACACTAGAACTGGaaatcaatgtaaaaaaaacatagaatcAAGTATGATAGTGAACACACACCTAAATATCAGGGACACTAAAAATAGGTTTTATGATAACAAATCATAGCTCCATATATAATTTTTGTTTCACCATAACGTTGGCCCCCAGGGGCCACCATAGTCCCACAGGTAGGGTCGGTATTGATAGGCTTTATAGAAGGAGGTGATCAGTGATGATCGGACCAAATCATCCCTCAGACTCAGTCCCTCTGCTTTGTACACATCCTTACAGAACTCTGGTGtttgctgctttctttttgttttataccTCCGGTTCTGAAACCAGATCTTCACCTGGGTCTCGGTCAGTCTTAAAGTGCTCGCCAGGTGAGCCCTCTCTGGGGCTGACAGGTACTTCTGGTGGTTAAATTTCTTCTCCAGTTCAAGCACTTGCAGGTGTGTAAATGCTGCCCGGGAACGCTTCTGTTTCCCTGAGGACGTAAAACCGCTGGACTCTGAGGTGctgggacaggatgtgcctgacGACTctgtgaagaagaagatgtgaTTGGGTCATTGAGAGGGAAAATAAGTTTTTAACAGTCACAGTTTATAAATTTTCCTCTTTAAGTCTATATCTTAAATCACACTATTACAACTTCTCATGATGCAAGCCTTTATCACATcttcaaaaaactttttttttcctgaaaatcAAAGTCAAATACACAGAGTTTAGCTGAGTTTTCTATCAACTGAAAGCCACGCCTTTCATtgagagacatacagtatgtatagaCTGCAGAAGCTCACCTGTCTGCACTCCAAACGTTGACTCCAGCGGGCTGAGTTGCTCAGACAACTTATCTGATTCCTCTTCCCACTCTGAAAATCTTTCCATCTTCTGTGAGCAGCACTTCCCATTAAATCTCGCGCTGTCCTTAACAGAGAGGATGTCCTCTATGAGGAAGGAAGTCAGAGGTTTGACTGTATCAGACATTTCCATCCAGTAATCCACAAATCGGACGCCTCTCAGTGCCAGAGGGCTGCAGTGGCCGACGTGGTGCAGCAATGtgtctcctcacacacacacacagtctgaattTATACAAGTGCAGGGCGGGTTCACTGACAAGTGGAGGAGGTGGGACCAGTAGCTGCGTTACTTTCATTTGTTCACCTTCTTAGGTCTTCATGGAAATTCCTAACatcaaatctttttaaaaatatgtgtaaataatatactttttaatattttttcctcaaaatCCTTCTAGGCATAtaacatatttttgaaaaatacacaatttatatgttttttaattgtgtaTGCCTGTGCAATATGCTTATGGGCCCTTTTTATACAGATTTTACACACTCAGTTACCAGTTTATTAGAAACTAAGTAAAACTATACTACTATACAGTGTAAAACTACTTCCCTGCAACAAATCCTGCCTTTATTAAACTTACAATGTTCAGTTATTGTGATACTGTTTCAGAGAGCTGTTGATTCATCTTT of the Thunnus maccoyii chromosome 9, fThuMac1.1, whole genome shotgun sequence genome contains:
- the nkx3-1 gene encoding homeobox protein Nkx-3.1; its protein translation is MEMSDTVKPLTSFLIEDILSVKDSARFNGKCCSQKMERFSEWEEESDKLSEQLSPLESTFGVQTESSGTSCPSTSESSGFTSSGKQKRSRAAFTHLQVLELEKKFNHQKYLSAPERAHLASTLRLTETQVKIWFQNRRYKTKRKQQTPEFCKDVYKAEGLSLRDDLVRSSLITSFYKAYQYRPYLWDYGGPWGPTLW